The genome window ACAACAACATAAGATGATGGAATTTGTGTTTTTCTAAATATGACTAATTTTTGAGTTCCCAATACAAATATTAGGAACATTATATCGTGACAAAGTTTGGTCACAAGATGAAAGCTTCCCTTGTGCTATCTATCTCTCACATGTGGAGAAATGGAGGTATGGGAAGAAGAAGCCTCTAGGTTAAAGGCCACGTCAAGGTTGGTGTACAACATGTGCATGAACCTTGTCATGATGGTGAAAGGACTACTAGCTCGATTGGGGTGGAAACTGAGCACCCAACCCAACCACATGAAGCTTGGCAGCCCCCATGATTGGCCATCCTCCATTGTCAAGCCAGCATGCATGGGAGGTGAGAGGTCACCAAACTCTCATTACTAGCTAAATGTAAAGTACAGTGTACAAAAAAAGGAGGAGGAAAGAACAGTATCACCCCAAACCTTGGCAATGTTCTTCATGGAGTCATCATCTCCCACATCAACAATTATTGTGCATATATTCAATTCAAGAGAATCTCACTAACACACACATGGTTGAATCCACTTAAATTTGTGTCAATTCTATTTTTATAAatccaactatatatatatatatatatatatatatatatatatatatatatatatatatatatatatatatatatatataatattcaaagCATAAAATCAACAACCATCAACcagtttaatttcatttttgATGTGATGTCCTTTAATTgacatgtaaactgaaatctaaaGACTGTACTGCAGAATCTTATATTTCAATCTCATTTTGCTTCTATAGTACAGCTGGTTTGACGATAATAAAGCAAAGAAGACCCAATCGTATTGTTGTTCTTATGATTGCGAAGAACTCAGAATCCTATAAATAATATGCCATTGGCATAATGaagtaataaaagaaaaaaaaagaaaaagacatttTTATGCCACctagaaaaacaaaaaataataataataatagggtCGGATGCATGTCACACATCAAACGACAGAAACCTACGAGCTGTTATTAGATCACTCGATAGCAACATCTCATCTCTCTCCTCCATTGCACTCACCAATCAATTATATATacactctctctcttcttcttcttaaaaattatatatttgtactttaattcttaattctcttataatcgTAATATGGTTTTTAGACGATATTAATGTCATCTAAAGTTTCGACTAACAACCAAATGATAGTTAGGTGATGAGATTAACAATGAAAATGTATATGTAAAATTTTTAGATTCGAGAATAGTATATAAATACATTAAACTTTAATTtagaatattaataataataatagtaataaatatataaataaaacaaGACTTCTTCCCGATATAAAGAATATTTCTCGATAAAAATGGTCAAATCTAACTTGACCAATTATAGGTATTTAAAATTCTATCATCTCAAATTACAAAAAGAAATCACATGAACTAACTATCATCTAATAATCATCATACAATATATATTTGAGGCCTCACTAGAGGATGTCGGTGGGTGGGAACGATTTGCAATACTTGTGTTGTATTATATCACATACTTCCCTAAGGTGAAGAGGAGGAGACAAAGACCAATACACAACACAATTATTTGTGTCTTCTTTCTATCACTACTTTCTCGGGTCATCTCACATGATGAGTTCACATGagccaaaataaataaaaatcattcACATATGTTCAATTGTATAATCGAACATGCTTGCATACAAATTATAAGCATCATCACATGCTTTAAGAGATAGACTCAattctttatttatatttatagtttCGTCCTTTCCATGCAAATATCACATTAGTGGAAAGAGGTTTTCTCTTTAAAGACACTTAACGCATTAATTATTGGTTTCATCTCCACAAGAAAGTTGGTAGATATCGCCTCCATTATCATCATCGCATTACCTTTTGAGTTGCTTCCTCCAAATGATTcacgcatgcatgcatgacatCCAAGGCATGAAATTTCCCATtacattaaatttatttttcgtgTTTCTGAATTCACAAGAGGAAGGTAGATTGACTTGATCAAAAAGATGAGTAGAAAGAAGGAGACCAATTCGGTACACATCACATGTCATGCCCGTCTCTTTCTCCCTATGCAAATGGAGGAAGCACATAACAAATGATGAACATGTGGCACATGGTTAATTAAAATACCAATTAGAGTAGAGTGCCTTAAGATAGTCATCTTTGTATCATGCAAATCTAATGTGTTCCCACCTCGCAAGCAAAAGATCACATCACTTAATTTAATTGAGGTTGTCATATTGATCGAACCACATGTGACGCATGACTTGGTCGCCTTGAACGAGTTCACAATGTTGACATTACCATCGTTCAAAGCATAGAAATGCGTTTGATCGGATACGCTTTCGACGGATAaactataaatattatatttgagcATTAAATATTGTTTGCATTTTGAATTGACGAAAAATCACCAAAATTATTTGCATTAATCTAATAATTATTTATCCCTCCAGCGCGAATGCCGAACTCTCCAACGGCGCCAGCTGTGGTCGAGCGGGACCTGCCAAAAACAGGGGACAGAACTACGCTCACCCGGACTCGACGGCACCCACGTCTCGCCGTTGCTTCCGTCTACGTGGGCCCCGATCCTCTATCGGTGGCGTACTTGGTCGGGTATCTTTGTTGCTTCTCGACGGATATTCTATTTATCCTTCCCGCGAAGAGCGAGCACGCGATCGTACAGAGGCAGCCGCCGCACGTCACCCCGATTCATCCGTACCTCGTCTACATTTGGCTAGTTGGTTGGGTGTAAGGTTTTGATGCAGCTAAGTGAGGCCTTCTCCACCGTCCGTTTTGAATGCGACGGCTAATGTTAGATTTGGAACCGCAGATCAACGGATCGCTCGCCTTCGATCCCTCGCGTTTCGCGTTCTTGATGACGGAGGTTTTGCAAATACACCCTTGCAAAGATTAGAAATCGTGGAATGAAAGCAGACTGTGAGACTGCTAATTGCTGATCAACATGACATGTGCAATTTATAAGGTTTCGAGGGTTGTCGGTGTTAAAATTTAATTAACGCGAGATAAACACGAAAGTTACCCAATTTTGTCAGCGTAAcaatttttctcttttcttgagtGGACCCCACCGTGGGGCCCGCTCTGTATCGCATGAGAAGGAAGGTTGGTTGGTGGGCGGGCCAGGTCGTCGACGTTGGAAGAGTCATTCCTCGCGTCAATTGTTCCGCGAGAACATCCACGCTGACGTGCTCCGATTCGCTGCCCCATTCCGGCTATAGCCAAACCCTTCTCTCTCCTCGGCCTCGTGTATATATACGACGCCCCCATCCCCGGCCCTGTCGGAGTTGCACGCGAGCAGGGGGAGCTCTATAACTCTTCGAATCGCTCGAGTTCGATCCCTCCGGTTCCGTGATTCTTGGGCGGTGGAGTGCCGCCAACGACCGGCTTATATCAGATCCGGCAATGGGGGCGACGATCCTCCCCGATCTTCTCACCGAGATCCTGATCCCGGCGACCGCCGTCGTTGGGATCGCGTTCGCCCTGGTGCAGTGGCTCCTGGTCTCGAAGGTGAAGCTATCGCCCGAGCGGGAGTCATCCGGGGCCGGAAACAACAAGAACGGTTACTCCGACTACTTgatcgaggaggaggaagggctCAACAATCACAACGTGGTCGTCAAGTGCGCTGAGATCCAGAGCGCCATTTCGGAAGGTGAGCGTTACGACTAGATCTCGTCCTTGTCCTTCTGTTTTTTCCGTAGATCCGCCGGCTTAGTGTTCGAGCTCGACGTGATTGTTTTGATTGTGTTGCGGAAGGAAGCTCCGTAACTAGATCGCAGTGCTTGTTTCTTCGCCCTGTAATGGATCTGGTTTTTTTCTTCTAGATATAGTTCCAAGTGTTTGAATTCGCCGTGATTGTAATGGAGTTTATTGTGCAGAAGTATTCTCCGTCGTAGATCTGCAAATTCTATAAACAAGATTTAAGTTTGTCGTTTTCTTTGTGGTGGTTTAGGGTCACTATTACAATGATTCCTCTCGGATCTTGGTGGCTGAGCTCGCTCGTAGAGTTCTGATAAGCCCAAGGAATTCCTGGATTTGAATTTTGATTTGCTTGGGATGCACAAAATTTCTGTCCCCCCCTATTTTTGGTTGTTCCATTGGATttttagatgatattattgtgtgATTAGATTTTTTTGGAATTGTGTTACTCTTTAAAAAGTCTGATATATGATGGTCCGCGACATGTGGTCCACTAGTCTTTTCCTTTTGTTCTGTTCTTGGTTTAGAACAAGTGATTAAGGAGGTAGTTTCTTTAGTAACCTTAAATCTTGCATGTCATGCTTACTACAATAGAACTTGACCAATTGATCTTGTTTAAATTAATGTTAAGTTATATGTCGCAAAATCGCTATCATGAACATAGAAACTCCTATAAAATGAAATTCCTAACCTTGGATGTGGTGTGGCGCTTTCCAGCCAAATTGATCTGCATTAGAAGTTTGACTCCATTACCCTTGAATTGGACATTGAAAACCACAGAGGGTGGAATTCAATTGTTTTTCTTAAACTGATTTTGTAGTGGATAGTAAAATTTTCTCTCTTACAATCTGACCAGAACTGATGTGCCAGATCCACTGTTATGTTTCCCGTGTACATTTGCATGTCTTGATATGAGTAGTAGTCTACTTATGACATGGCATTCGTTCTGTTTACTTCTGTGCTAAATTGGCAATTACAAGACTACAATCTGTAATGCTACAAAACTGTCTAAATCAAATAACATTCTTTTAGCATAGATCCAAAACGTATCTTTAGCTTGGAAAATGTTTCCTTGTCTCATTGTCAACCAGGATGGTTTACTAAAGTTAAGAGAAAATTATCTAACATGTGGTTTCTATTCATTTTTTGAACAGGAGCTACTTCTTTCCTTGTCACGGAATATCAATATGTTGGAGTCTTCATGGCTGTTTTTGCAATCCTGATCTTCCTCTTCCTTGGCTCCGTTGAGGGCTTCAGCACAAAGAGCCAACCCTGCACTTACAGCAAGGACAAAATTTGCAAGCCAGTCCTTGCCAATGCCATTTTTAGCACTTTGTCTTTCTTGCTCGGTGCTTTCACCTCTGTGGTTTCTGGTTTTCTTGGTATGAAGATTGCAACATATGCGAATGCAAGGACAACTCTGGAGGCAAGAAAGGGTGTTGGAAAGGCTTTCATCACTGCATTCCGGTCGGGTGCAGTGATGGGCTTTTTGCTTGCTGCTAATGGGCTTCTGGTGCTTTACATTTCAATAAACTTATTCAAGTTGTATTATGGCGATGACTGGGAAGGTCTTTTTGAGTCTATTACCGGTTATGGCCTTGGTGGGTCTTCCATGGCTCTCTTTGGGAGGGTTGGTGGTGGCATCTACACCAAAGCTGCAGATGTTGGGGCTGATCTTGTTGGAAAGGTTGAGAGGAACATTCCTGAGGATGACCCTAGGAATCCAGCTGTAAGAATCTGACCTAAAATTCTTTAATTAATGTTGTTTTCTTAGTTTTAACAGCATCTTATTTTATCATACTGATATCGTGCTTCTTGGAGAAGTCAGAATGTCTTGTAGTTCAATCATGTTATTCCTTTAATGCATCCATGCTAGTACCAAGTCTGGTGCTCCTTGTTAAAGACATTACAACTGTTACCAATTGCTATATATCCTAGTAAAAATGTTCCTACTTCTTATTTACAGGTTATTGCTGACAATGTTGGTGATAATGTTGGGGATATTGCTGGAATGGGATCTGATCTCTTTGGCTCATATGCTGAGTCTTCCTGTGCAGCCCTTGTTGTTGCTTCAATATCTTCCTTTGGAATTAACCATGAATTGACTGCAATGTTCTATCCCCTGCTGATTAGTTCCATGGGTATTATTGTTTGTCTGTTTACTACTCTTTTTGCCACTGACTTCTTCGAGATAAAAGCTGTGAAGGAGATTGAACCTGCTTTAAAGAATCAGCTTATAATCTCCACTGTTCTGATGACTGTGGGAGTTGCAATTGTCAGTTGGATAGCGCTCCCATCCAGCTTTACCATCTTTAATTTTGGTGTCCAGAAGACTGTGAAGAACTGGTAAGCTACATTCCATTtgagacttctttttttttttttttttaaagttacaTGAATATTAGGTGTATCTTATTTCTCTGAGCTGGAATTCTAGGGAGCTATTCTTCTGTGTCGCAATTGGTTTGTGGGCTGGTCTGGTGATAGGGTTTGTCACGGAGTACTACACAAGCAATGCGTACAGGTATTACATGATCTTCATCACAGTCTGTTCCCAGATAATTTCTTCTTCATTTGTTAACCTATTTCCTTTAATCTTCTTTGTTTTTCAGCCCTGTGCAAGATGTTGCTGATTCATGTAGAACTGGAGCTGCTACCAATGTTATCTTCGGGCTTGCTTTGGGATACAAATCCGTCATCATTCCCATCTTTGCTATTGCTGTCAGCATCTTTGTTAGTTTTAGTTTTGCTGCAATGTATGGTATCGCAGTTGCTGCTCTTGGAATGTTGAGCACCATTGCTACTGGACTTGCAATCGATGCATATGGGCCTATCAGTGACAATGCTGGAGGTATTGCAGAGATGGCTGGGATGAGCCATAGAATTCGTGAGAGGACCGACGCTTTGGATGCTGCAGGCAACACCACTGCTGCAATCGGGAAGGTAAACAACTTATTGGTGCTTATTCGTTCTCTTCCTCCATGTTTCTATCATTCTTCTGCATGGTTGACTGGAATTTTCAATGTTTCTTTCATTCTTGATTTGATCTTGTTGATTGCCTGCTTGAGTACTCAAATAATGTAGTCTCTATGTCCCCCATCATCCATAGCAATAACCTTTGCTTCCAGTTTTCCTGCCTTCTACCCTATTGTATTTCT of Musa acuminata AAA Group cultivar baxijiao chromosome BXJ2-3, Cavendish_Baxijiao_AAA, whole genome shotgun sequence contains these proteins:
- the LOC135607351 gene encoding pyrophosphate-energized vacuolar membrane proton pump-like; translated protein: MGATILPDLLTEILIPATAVVGIAFALVQWLLVSKVKLSPERESSGAGNNKNGYSDYLIEEEEGLNNHNVVVKCAEIQSAISEGATSFLVTEYQYVGVFMAVFAILIFLFLGSVEGFSTKSQPCTYSKDKICKPVLANAIFSTLSFLLGAFTSVVSGFLGMKIATYANARTTLEARKGVGKAFITAFRSGAVMGFLLAANGLLVLYISINLFKLYYGDDWEGLFESITGYGLGGSSMALFGRVGGGIYTKAADVGADLVGKVERNIPEDDPRNPAVIADNVGDNVGDIAGMGSDLFGSYAESSCAALVVASISSFGINHELTAMFYPLLISSMGIIVCLFTTLFATDFFEIKAVKEIEPALKNQLIISTVLMTVGVAIVSWIALPSSFTIFNFGVQKTVKNWELFFCVAIGLWAGLVIGFVTEYYTSNAYSPVQDVADSCRTGAATNVIFGLALGYKSVIIPIFAIAVSIFVSFSFAAMYGIAVAALGMLSTIATGLAIDAYGPISDNAGGIAEMAGMSHRIRERTDALDAAGNTTAAIGKGFAIGSAALVSLALFGAFVSRSAISTVDVLTPKVFIGLLVGAMLPYWFSAMTMKSVGSAALKMVEEVRRQFNSIPGLMEGSAKPDYANCVKISTDASIREMIPPGALVMLTPLIVGTLFGVETLSGVLAGSLVSGVQIAISASNTGGAWDNAKKYIEAGASEHARSLGPKGSDPHKAAVIGDTIGDPLKDTSGPSLNILIKLMAVESLVFAPFFATHGGLLFKYL